The Deinococcus aquaticus genomic interval GACCGGCGAGACGAACTACTACGGCAGCAGCGCCGCCCGGGTGAAGAACATTCACGTGGGGGCCAGCCACTTCCAGGACCGGCTGGTCGAGGGCAGCGTCGTGTCGTTCAACGAGATGGTCGGCCCGATCAGCCTGAATGCGGGCTTCGTGACCGGGCTGGTCATCGCGGGCGAACGCACCGCGAACGGCGTGGGCGGCGGCATCTGTCAGGTGAGCACCACGGTGTTCCGCGCGCTGTACGGGGCGGGCCTGCCTATCCGGCAGCGGCAGAACCACTCGTATCAGGTGCACTACTACGACCCGCAGGGCCTGGACGCCACCATCTACCAGCCCAGCCTGGACCTGAAGTTCGCCAACGATACTGGCGGCGCGCTGTGGTTCCAGACGGACTGGGACGACCAGGAATCCCGCCTGAGCGTCAGCGTGTTCGGGAAGGCGCGGGACTTCACGGTGCAGATCGGCACGCCGAAAACCCTGAGCAGCACGCCCGCACCGGCCGACCGCCTGATCCCGGACGCCAGCGTTCCGGCCGGGCAGCGCAGGCAGGTGGACTGGGCCGCGCCGGGCGCCGTGATCGAGGTGCAGCGCTCCTTCCTGCGCGGCGGCAAGGTGTTCAGGCAGGACATCCTGAAAAGCACATACCGGCCCTGGCCGAACATCTACCTCGTCGGTCGCTGACCGCCAGCAGCAGGAAGGGGCCGCGCACGGATGGCGCGGCCCCTTCCCTGTTCATCACCCTGCCTATTCCTCGGCGGCGTAGCCGAGCAGGTTGAGCAGGCGGTCGAGTTCCTCGCGGGACCCGAAGTTCAGTTCCACGCGCCCCCTGTCCTCGCCCGTGATGCGCACGCGGGTGCCGGTGCGGCGGCTCAGGTCCAGTTCCAGCTGCCGGTAGGCGCGCGGCGGGTTCACCTTGATGGGCGCGTCGGCGCGGCGTTCGCGTTTCAGGGCCTCGGCGTCCCGGACGCTCAGGCTGCGGCTGGTGATCTGATCGAGCGCCCAGGCACGGTCCGTGTCGGGTTGCGAGAGGATCGCGCGGGCGTGCCCGGCGCTGATCTGCCCGGCGTCCAGGGCGCGCAGCGCGGCGTCAGGCAGGCTCAGCAGGCGCAGGGCGTTCGACACGGCGCTGCGGCTCTTGCCGACGGCCTGCGCCACACCCTCCTGGTTCAGGCCCTGCTCGGCCAGCGCCTGATACGCGCGGGCCTCTTCCAGTGGTCCGAGGTCCTCGCGCTGGAGGTTCTCGACAATGGCGATTTCCAGCGCCTCGCGGTCCCCGAGGTCGCGGATGATGACGGGAACCTCGGTCAGGCCGGCCAGTTGACTGGCGCGCCAGCGGCGTTCCCCGGCGACGATCTCGAAGTGCTCGGCGCGCGGGCGGACCAGCAGGGGTTGCAGCACGCCCTTGTCGCGGATGCTCTGCGCGAGTTCCGCCAGCGCCTCGGGCGCGAACACCTGCCGGGGCTGGTAGGCAGCCTGCACGATCTGCCCGATCTTCAGGGTCTGCACCTGCGGGCCACCCGGGTCCGGCAGCGGCTCGGCGGGGCGGGCCAGCAGGGCGTCCAGGCCGCGGCCCAAACTAGATTTTCTCGACACGTTGCATCACCTCCTCGCTCAGGCGTTTGTACGCGGCGGCCCCGGCGGACAGCGGCGCGAAGGCGTTGATGGGTTTGGCGTAACTGGGCGCTTCCGAGAGGCGCACGTTGCGCGGCACGACCGACCAGAACACCAGTTCCCCGAAGTGCTGCCGGACCATGCTCTCGACTTCCTGCGAGAGGTTCGTGCGGCCATCGAACATAGTCAGCACGACGCCCAGCACCTTCAGGCGCGGGTTCAGGCCGCCCTGCACGCGCTCGACGGTTTCCATCATGCCGGCCAGACCTTCCAGCGCGTAGTACTCGGCCTGCAACGGGATCAGCAGGGCGTCCGAGGCAGCCAGCACGTTCACGGTCAGCGGACCCAGGCTGGGCGGCGCGTCGATCAGGACCACGTCGTAGCCGCTGACGCTGGCCAGCAGGCGGCTCAGGGCGTCCGGGTCCTCGGCGAGTTCCACGCCCGCCCCGGCCAGATCGGGCGTGGCGGGCAGCACCCGCAGTCCCGCCTGGGCGGTGTCCAGCGTGAATTCCCCGGCGCGGGCCGGTTCGCCCAGCGCCTCGTACAGCCCCTGGGTCGCGCCGCGCAGGCCCAGGCCGCTGGTGGCGTTGCCCTGCGGGTCCATGTCGAGCAGCAGCACGCGTTTGCCGCCGGCCGCGAGGTACGCGGCGAGGTTCACGGCGGTGGTGGTCTTACCGACCCCGCCCTTCTGATTGACCACGCCGAGGACCTTCATGCGCCCGCCCGGGTGGGGGCGGGGTTCCCCGCGTGGGTAGAGTTGTCCTGAAGTCGCATTCGTGTCACCGTGCCGACCAGAATAGCGGTTGCTGGTTGGGCACACCTTCACGCCTGGGGTACTTCTCCGGGGTGGGGCCGGTCTTCTCGATCACGATCAGGGTGCGGGCGTCGCCCAGCACGGGCAGCGTGAAGGCGTCGACCACGGTCACTCGTCCTCCGACCTCGGCGGCGGCCTGCCGGCCGGCCTGTAACTCGGCCTCGCTGATCGGGCCTTTCTGCGCGACCAGTCGTCCGCCGGGCTTCAGTAGCGGCAGGCCCAGTTCGGCCAGGATGGGCAGGGCGGCCACGGCGCGGCACACCACCCGGTCGTAGCTTTCCCGGTGGGCGTCGTCGCGGCCCAGGGTCTCGGCGCGGCCCACCTGCGCCTTCACGTTGTCCAGCTTCAACGAGGCGGCAGTCGCGCGCACGAAGTCGATCTTCTTTCGCACGGAGTCCAGCGGCGTGAAGGTCGTCTGCGGCTGCATAATCGCCAGTGGTAACGCCGGGAAGCCCGCGCCAGTTCCCAGGTCGATAACCTGATCGGCCCCGTCGAGGTGCCCGCCGCGCAGGCAGCTGAGGGAATCCACGAAGTGCTTCAGGACGATGTCCGGCTCGGTCTTCAGGGCCGTCAGGTTCACGCGGGTGTTCGCCTCGACCAGCAGTTCCAGCAGCGCGGCGAAGGCCGGTAACTGCGCCTCCACGTTCAAGCCCAGTTCGGCAGCACCCTGGCGCAGCAGCGCCTCGCCTTCGGGGGTCACAGCTTGTACCTGAGTTTCATTTCCTGGTACCTCTCGTATACGTATTCATCGGTGTCCTCCAGCGGCAGGGCGTCCAGCATGGGCAGCAGCGTGTCGCGCAGCACCTGCCCGCGTGCCATCCACTGAAAATACCGTCTGCCGCCGTGGTCATACGGCCCGTACAGTTTCGAGCCGGGCACCAGTTCCAGCAGGCGCTCGAACAGACGCTGGTGGCGGGTGTGCATGCGCAGCGTGATCTGCGGCTGCTTGCCGTCGCCGCCGAACGAACCCTCGCCGATCAGGATGCCCAGCAGCAGGCCCTGGTGAAAGTCGCTGAGCAGGCCGCCGGGAACGCTGGCCGGGTCAGGGGAATGGGTGGACTGTGTGTCTGTGATGGCAACCTCCGGCCGGGCAGGCCTGTTTTCAGCAGGGCGCCCCTGTTTCACCGTCAAGTTTCCCGTGAAACATCCAGGGCGTCAAGCAGGAGCAAGGGGAACGGGGCGCACCCTTCACTGCGCCCCGTTCTCCTTGTTTCACCGTCAGGTTTCCCGTGAAACACCCAGCCCTTTCAGGTGAACCAGCAGCGCGCTGATGTCAGCGTGGCGCACGCCGGAAATGCGGCTGGCCTGTTCCACCGTCTGCGGTTGCAGGCGCGTCAGCTTCTCGCGCGCCTCGTTCGACAGCGAGCCGATGGCCGCAAAGTCCACACCACCCAGACTCAGGTCACGCGAGCGGTCCTCGGCGCGCAGCTGCAGCTCGGCGCGGCGGATGTACCCGGCGTACTTCACGCGGATCTCGACTGCCTCACGCTCGGCGGCCGAGAGTTCCGGCAGGGTCACGCCCAGCGCCTCCACGTCCGGCAGCGTGAATTCTGGGCGGCGCAGCCACGCGTCCCCGGTCTGCCCCTGTGCCCGTTGCGCGGCCAGCGCGTCGATTCCGGCCTGCACTCGGGCATACTTCGCCTCCACGCGCTCGACCTCGGGGGCGTCCACCAGTCCCAGGGCATGCCCGATGGGCGTCATGCGCTCGTCGGCGTTGTCCTGCCGGACCAGCAGGCGGTGCTCCACGCGGCTGGTCATCATGCGGTACGGCTCGTTACTGCCCTTGAACACCAGTTCGTCCAGCAGCACC includes:
- a CDS encoding VanW family protein, coding for MTPAPVVPAPADPVPAPPAQPAPVEPVPAAQPAPPVPAPSVTAPAPQVSTAPLLINVEARWPALVNGKKTTVPFTRTLTIPGKRAELLRRQGVITQSLEADLLNFTRDLPLKPQDARFEELWDGWAVVQRNGLQVNLEKTRANLLATLKDPRGVKVNVVLGSQTAPKRTLDYFLSRGITAHLGTGETNYYGSSAARVKNIHVGASHFQDRLVEGSVVSFNEMVGPISLNAGFVTGLVIAGERTANGVGGGICQVSTTVFRALYGAGLPIRQRQNHSYQVHYYDPQGLDATIYQPSLDLKFANDTGGALWFQTDWDDQESRLSVSVFGKARDFTVQIGTPKTLSSTPAPADRLIPDASVPAGQRRQVDWAAPGAVIEVQRSFLRGGKVFRQDILKSTYRPWPNIYLVGR
- a CDS encoding ParB/RepB/Spo0J family partition protein → MSRKSSLGRGLDALLARPAEPLPDPGGPQVQTLKIGQIVQAAYQPRQVFAPEALAELAQSIRDKGVLQPLLVRPRAEHFEIVAGERRWRASQLAGLTEVPVIIRDLGDREALEIAIVENLQREDLGPLEEARAYQALAEQGLNQEGVAQAVGKSRSAVSNALRLLSLPDAALRALDAGQISAGHARAILSQPDTDRAWALDQITSRSLSVRDAEALKRERRADAPIKVNPPRAYRQLELDLSRRTGTRVRITGEDRGRVELNFGSREELDRLLNLLGYAAEE
- a CDS encoding ParA family protein codes for the protein MKVLGVVNQKGGVGKTTTAVNLAAYLAAGGKRVLLLDMDPQGNATSGLGLRGATQGLYEALGEPARAGEFTLDTAQAGLRVLPATPDLAGAGVELAEDPDALSRLLASVSGYDVVLIDAPPSLGPLTVNVLAASDALLIPLQAEYYALEGLAGMMETVERVQGGLNPRLKVLGVVLTMFDGRTNLSQEVESMVRQHFGELVFWSVVPRNVRLSEAPSYAKPINAFAPLSAGAAAYKRLSEEVMQRVEKI
- the rsmG gene encoding 16S rRNA (guanine(527)-N(7))-methyltransferase RsmG produces the protein MTPEGEALLRQGAAELGLNVEAQLPAFAALLELLVEANTRVNLTALKTEPDIVLKHFVDSLSCLRGGHLDGADQVIDLGTGAGFPALPLAIMQPQTTFTPLDSVRKKIDFVRATAASLKLDNVKAQVGRAETLGRDDAHRESYDRVVCRAVAALPILAELGLPLLKPGGRLVAQKGPISEAELQAGRQAAAEVGGRVTVVDAFTLPVLGDARTLIVIEKTGPTPEKYPRREGVPNQQPLFWSAR